The nucleotide sequence ATATGGCGCGATTTTCAGCCTTGTTTGGCGGAAGGGGCGGTGATGGCGATCGGGGAGGCGGCGCCATCGGACTGATTGCCATGTCGATAATGGCGCCGTTTGCAGCCATGATTATTCAAATGGCCATCTCGCGATCACGCGAATACTTGGCGGATGCGACCGGCGCGCGTTTTGCGGGCAGCCCGGAAGGATTGGCCCGCGCGCTTGAAAAATTGGGCCAGTATTCGAAACAAAGACCGATGAATGCGAGCCCGTCTACCGCCCATATGTTTATCGTAAATCCTTTGTCAGGCAGAAGTATGATGAGCTTGTTTTCAACGCATCCACCCCTTGAAGAGCGCATCGCGCGACTGCGCGGAGGCAATGCCGCAAACGAGAAAAAAGCGGAACGACCATCTGGTGACCATCGGCAGGCGCAGGGTAAAGCTTTCTGGGACCGGCTTTCGAAGTGAGGGTCTTGGGTGAGTGGCATAGAACCTATCTCAAAAACAGTAGATCACGCCCAAGGGCGCGACGTAAACCGATTCAAAAGTGGAGCATACACGATAGTATTCGAGCATTTTGAATCGGTTTACAACAATGCCCCTGGGCGTTAGATGCATTTTTGAGATAGGTTCTAATTGCCGCAGCACACAGCGGTGTTCCTGCCCTTGATCCAGGTCTGAATAATATAGGACGCACAGCCCACACCCGGTGACACCCCAATGGCGTCCGCGGGGCAATTTTTAGCACAGGCACCGCATTCCATACAGGCGTCCAGATCATCGATGCGGGCCTTTTTGTTGTGCATTGAAAAGATGGCATGCGGGCAGACAA is from Desulfobacterales bacterium and encodes:
- the hgcB gene encoding mercury methylation ferredoxin HgcB yields the protein METFRYLPGVTTLTLNPQACVGCGMCEIVCPHAIFSMHNKKARIDDLDACMECGACAKNCPADAIGVSPGVGCASYIIQTWIKGRNTAVCCGN